A window of the Cannabis sativa cultivar Pink pepper isolate KNU-18-1 chromosome X, ASM2916894v1, whole genome shotgun sequence genome harbors these coding sequences:
- the LOC115713417 gene encoding uncharacterized protein LOC115713417: MKTKTHNKSKFMKIITTPFRALGKARDLYVRSMNSAEKLSYASTMGGPAGQFDGLPKSFSVRSSRSTDTKDDDYAELVRAASARSYGGRIDVDTILRQQLREEAAKTTLSSSTTGGARGLPKCSSVGMGKIDEEKAVDQFGEEGDGAKPKLMYPRSRSYAVAKRGPVY, encoded by the coding sequence atGAAGACGAAAACACATAACAAAAGCAAATTCATGAAAATTATCACAACACCCTTTAGAGCTTTGGGGAAAGCAAGAGACTTATACGTACGGAGCATGAATTCAGCTGAGAAATTGAGCTATGCCAGCACCATGGGTGGCCCAGCAGGCCAGTTCGACGGCCTGCCTAAGAGTTTCAGCGTCAGATCGTCGAGGTCAACAGACACCAAAGACGACGACTACGCCGAGCTCGTTAGAGCAGCTTCCGCCAGGAGTTATGGCGGCAGAATTGACGTGGATACGATTCTACGACAACAGTTGAGAGAAGAGGCAGCAAAAACTACACTTTCTTCTAGTACTACTGGGGGAGCTAGGGGTTTGCCCAAGTGTAGCAGCGTCGGCATGGGTAAAATCGACGAAGAAAAAGCTGTTGATCAGTTTGGGGAAGAGGGAGATGGTGCTAAGCCCAAATTGATGTACCCGAGAAGCAGAAGCTACGCCGTTGCTAAAAGAGGTCCTGTGTACTGa